The proteins below come from a single Prochlorococcus marinus str. MIT 9215 genomic window:
- a CDS encoding helix-turn-helix domain-containing protein → MKEIKSIPEDNTKREQSSLKRIGNFIKEARLSREQSIEELASALKIGSHQLKAIEEGNEEELPEKVFVKAMVRRISQKLKLDTDFIMNEFKTERQEIKIKEIVEEVAKKTNKTRQSKDLSSVGFWIFILISGLLGLIASSLIFNLFSDSSQNQIPKQELIKKTK, encoded by the coding sequence TTGAAAGAAATAAAATCTATCCCAGAAGACAATACCAAAAGAGAACAATCCTCTTTAAAGAGAATTGGAAATTTTATTAAAGAGGCAAGATTAAGTAGAGAGCAATCTATTGAAGAATTGGCTTCTGCTTTGAAAATTGGATCTCATCAACTTAAAGCTATTGAAGAAGGTAATGAAGAAGAACTACCTGAAAAAGTATTTGTCAAAGCAATGGTTCGTAGAATTTCACAGAAGCTGAAACTTGATACAGATTTTATAATGAATGAATTCAAGACAGAAAGGCAAGAGATAAAAATTAAAGAAATAGTTGAAGAAGTTGCTAAAAAAACTAATAAAACTAGACAATCTAAGGATCTAAGTTCAGTAGGATTTTGGATATTTATTTTAATTTCAGGCCTTCTCGGACTAATCGCCTCGTCCTTAATATTCAATTTATTTTCAGACTCTTCTCAGAATCAAATTCCAAAACAAGAACTTATTAAAAAAACTAAATAA
- a CDS encoding LD-carboxypeptidase, giving the protein MVFKLKKGDLVNIIAPSSFIDEDENFQKGIEILKNWGLKINENNSLKKKFGYFAGDDLTRFEELEKAQNSKLIIFAKGGWGSARLLEKKPNWQHGLMLGFSDTCSLLLSKYSQGFIGSIHGPMVNCLFKEPDWSLERLRNLLFEGYVEDIRGIPLRAGKTKGEIIVSNLTIATFLIGTNHFPDCKGKIIIFEDINEDIYKIDRMLTYLRMTKTLSEIAGIGFGSFSNGFCDLEWKDLLKNCIIERLQEFNFPILFDLPIGHISGNACIPLGYEATLNGDDGILSVDTPF; this is encoded by the coding sequence ATGGTTTTTAAATTAAAAAAGGGGGATCTAGTAAATATTATAGCTCCAAGCTCCTTTATTGATGAAGACGAAAATTTTCAAAAAGGCATAGAAATCTTAAAAAACTGGGGCTTGAAAATTAATGAAAATAATTCTCTAAAAAAAAAATTTGGTTATTTTGCAGGTGATGATCTAACTAGATTTGAAGAACTGGAAAAAGCACAAAATAGTAAGCTAATCATTTTTGCAAAAGGAGGCTGGGGTTCAGCAAGACTTTTAGAAAAAAAACCTAATTGGCAGCATGGTTTAATGCTTGGATTCTCAGATACATGTTCTTTATTACTATCTAAATATTCTCAAGGATTTATAGGTTCTATTCATGGCCCAATGGTTAATTGCCTTTTCAAAGAGCCAGATTGGAGTCTTGAGAGATTAAGAAATTTACTTTTTGAGGGATATGTTGAGGACATAAGAGGAATTCCTTTAAGAGCTGGAAAAACTAAAGGAGAGATTATCGTTTCTAACTTAACTATTGCTACTTTTTTAATTGGTACTAATCACTTTCCAGATTGCAAAGGAAAAATAATAATTTTTGAAGATATTAATGAAGATATTTATAAAATTGATCGCATGTTGACTTATCTCAGAATGACTAAAACACTTTCTGAAATTGCTGGTATTGGATTCGGAAGTTTTTCTAATGGTTTCTGCGACCTTGAATGGAAAGATTTATTAAAAAACTGCATTATTGAAAGACTCCAAGAGTTTAATTTTCCTATTCTTTTTGACCTACCAATAGGCCACATATCAGGGAATGCATGCATTCCATTAGGATACGAAGCCACCTTAAATGGTGATGATGGCATTCTTAGTGTCGATACACCGTTTTAA
- the cobM gene encoding precorrin-4 C(11)-methyltransferase — MDNKISFIGVGPGDPELLTLKALKKIKIADVIIWTNSLIPEKILDFSKEGSEKIKTSSLNLEQITSIMIEKFQEGKTVVRLHDGDPCLFGAIREQIEILKNEKIEIEVVPGVSAFQVAAAYHEAELTIPDVTQTIILTRAGGRTGMPEKESLKDLAKHNSSICLYLSARHVKRSQETLLEFYPPETKVIVGFRVSWDDGWTSLIELKDMEKFSIEKKLIRTTIYIISPTISNSQKRSNLYNPSYRHLFRNK, encoded by the coding sequence ATGGATAATAAAATATCCTTTATTGGTGTTGGTCCAGGCGATCCAGAATTATTAACTTTAAAAGCATTAAAAAAGATAAAAATTGCAGATGTCATTATTTGGACTAATTCTCTAATTCCTGAAAAGATTTTAGATTTTTCTAAAGAAGGTTCTGAAAAGATAAAAACGAGTTCGCTCAACTTAGAGCAAATCACCTCAATTATGATAGAAAAATTTCAGGAAGGGAAAACTGTTGTAAGGTTGCATGATGGAGACCCTTGCCTTTTTGGAGCAATTAGAGAGCAAATCGAAATTTTAAAAAACGAAAAAATTGAAATCGAGGTTGTTCCTGGAGTTAGTGCTTTTCAAGTCGCTGCAGCATATCATGAAGCTGAGTTAACCATCCCTGACGTAACGCAAACAATAATTTTGACTAGAGCAGGAGGACGAACAGGGATGCCCGAAAAAGAATCTCTAAAAGATCTTGCGAAACACAATTCCTCTATATGTCTTTATCTAAGTGCTAGGCATGTGAAAAGGTCTCAAGAAACTCTACTAGAGTTTTACCCTCCAGAGACAAAAGTGATTGTTGGTTTTAGAGTATCTTGGGATGATGGTTGGACTTCATTAATAGAATTAAAAGATATGGAAAAATTTTCTATTGAGAAAAAACTAATTAGAACAACAATTTACATAATCAGCCCCACAATTAGTAATTCTCAAAAAAGATCTAATCTTTATAATCCATCTTATAGACATCTCTTTAGGAATAAATAA
- a CDS encoding Ppx/GppA phosphatase family protein, with amino-acid sequence MIQKQDLRYFQEKQILVASIDIGTNSTHLLVAEINLELKSFSIKFTDKSTTRLGERDEEGNLTQESIQRALVTLKRFKEYCESNGVKQIVTAATSAVREAPNGQDFIRRVLDETDIQIEMISGSEEARLIYLGVLSGMAFEDQSFVIIDIGGGSTELILADKKDAIALTSSRIGAVRLKNDFLNKESINSERSSFLTTFIKGSLEPSVRKIKSRSRGDKTLSMIATSGTATSLGNLISDDLGESKQKLHGYKFKRENLQNVLGKLIKLPVSEIKKIPSLSERRAEIIVPGALILNTAMEMLNFNELTISERALREGLVVDWMLRKGIIKNELNIQSNIRKTTIVHQARKFGVDSTRAEKNIDIAFQIYDQTKNIFHSDNDPKAKELLWAASNLYSCGKFVNVSSYHKHSWYLIKNCELLGYSEAETNIIASIARYHRKTLPKKRHESWQNLISKEDKTLVLEMSLILRLAASLDQRPDKVISSVQIKLQGNILTFELLPLNRNHDLLLEKWNLELCRNVIKELKNMDLKVI; translated from the coding sequence ATGATACAGAAACAAGATTTAAGATATTTTCAAGAAAAGCAAATTTTAGTAGCTTCTATAGATATTGGAACTAACTCTACGCATCTTTTGGTAGCGGAAATTAATCTCGAATTAAAATCATTTTCAATAAAATTCACTGATAAATCAACCACTCGTCTTGGAGAAAGAGATGAAGAGGGTAATCTTACTCAAGAATCAATCCAAAGAGCATTAGTTACTCTGAAGCGATTTAAGGAATATTGTGAAAGTAATGGAGTAAAACAAATAGTAACAGCAGCAACAAGTGCAGTTAGGGAAGCTCCAAACGGTCAAGATTTTATTAGAAGAGTTCTTGATGAAACTGATATTCAAATAGAAATGATAAGTGGTTCTGAGGAAGCTAGATTAATTTACCTTGGTGTTCTCTCTGGTATGGCTTTTGAAGATCAGTCTTTTGTAATCATAGATATTGGAGGAGGATCTACAGAATTAATACTTGCTGATAAAAAAGATGCCATAGCTCTTACCAGTTCGAGAATTGGTGCGGTAAGACTTAAAAATGATTTTTTAAATAAAGAGTCTATAAATTCAGAAAGATCGAGTTTTCTAACAACTTTTATTAAAGGATCTTTAGAACCATCTGTTCGAAAAATAAAGAGTAGATCTAGGGGAGATAAGACTTTATCTATGATTGCAACCAGTGGCACTGCAACCTCATTAGGAAATTTGATTTCAGATGATTTGGGAGAATCTAAACAAAAGTTGCATGGTTATAAATTTAAAAGGGAAAATTTACAAAATGTATTGGGTAAACTAATTAAATTGCCAGTTTCGGAAATCAAGAAAATACCTTCATTGAGTGAGAGAAGAGCAGAAATAATTGTTCCAGGGGCATTGATATTAAACACCGCAATGGAGATGTTGAACTTTAATGAATTAACTATTAGCGAGAGGGCGCTTAGAGAGGGTTTAGTTGTTGATTGGATGCTTCGTAAAGGGATAATAAAAAACGAGTTAAATATTCAAAGCAATATTAGAAAAACAACCATAGTTCATCAGGCCAGAAAGTTTGGAGTAGATAGTACAAGAGCTGAGAAAAATATTGATATTGCCTTTCAAATCTACGATCAGACTAAAAATATCTTTCATAGCGATAATGACCCTAAAGCCAAAGAACTTCTTTGGGCAGCTTCTAATCTTTATAGTTGTGGTAAATTTGTAAATGTTAGTTCATATCACAAACACTCTTGGTATTTAATAAAAAATTGTGAGTTGTTGGGATATTCTGAAGCAGAAACAAATATTATTGCTTCAATTGCTAGATATCATAGAAAGACTCTACCCAAGAAAAGACATGAGTCTTGGCAAAATTTAATATCCAAAGAAGATAAAACATTAGTTCTTGAAATGTCATTGATTTTGAGACTAGCAGCATCTCTTGATCAAAGACCTGACAAGGTGATCTCCTCAGTTCAAATAAAATTGCAGGGAAATATTCTTACATTTGAACTTTTACCTTTAAATAGAAACCATGATCTTCTTCTTGAAAAATGGAACTTAGAATTATGCCGTAATGTAATAAAAGAACTGAAGAATATGGATTTAAAAGTTATTTAG
- a CDS encoding ABC transporter permease — MELQQYNLFFLYQETFALTKRLFIQLKRRPSTLLAGILQPIIWLFLFGALFSKAPEGFLPGVDSYGNFLGAGLIVFTAFSGALNSGLPLMFDREFGFLNRLLVAPLTSRLSIVLSSFFYITILSFVQSIVIMVVSYILGYGWPNLYGLGIVFTTLILLVLFVTSISLCLAFVLPGHIELIALIFVINLPLLFASTALAPISFMPNWLGWLASLNPLTFAIEPIRTAYTETMNLELVALHAPYGDLTCKSCISILFSLTVFSLLIIRPLLNRKLN, encoded by the coding sequence ATGGAATTACAACAGTATAATTTATTTTTTTTATATCAAGAAACATTTGCCTTAACAAAGAGATTATTTATTCAACTAAAAAGAAGACCATCAACTCTTTTAGCAGGAATATTGCAACCCATAATTTGGCTTTTTTTATTTGGGGCATTATTCTCTAAAGCGCCTGAAGGTTTTTTGCCAGGAGTTGATTCTTATGGGAATTTTTTAGGGGCGGGACTTATTGTTTTTACTGCTTTTAGCGGAGCCCTAAACTCTGGTCTTCCTTTAATGTTTGATAGAGAGTTTGGATTTCTTAATAGATTACTTGTGGCCCCTTTAACCAGTAGATTATCCATAGTTTTATCTTCTTTTTTTTACATAACAATCCTGAGCTTTGTTCAGAGTATTGTAATAATGGTTGTTTCATACATTTTGGGTTATGGATGGCCCAATTTATATGGTTTAGGAATTGTGTTTACAACACTAATTCTATTAGTTCTTTTTGTGACATCTATAAGTTTATGTTTAGCGTTTGTTTTGCCCGGACATATTGAATTAATCGCTCTTATATTTGTAATAAACTTACCTCTTCTATTTGCAAGTACAGCTTTAGCTCCAATTTCTTTCATGCCAAATTGGCTTGGGTGGTTAGCTTCATTAAATCCATTAACTTTTGCGATTGAACCTATTAGGACTGCTTATACAGAAACTATGAATTTAGAATTAGTGGCTTTACATGCCCCATATGGTGATTTAACTTGTAAGAGTTGTATATCAATTTTATTTTCTTTGACAGTTTTTTCCTTGCTTATCATAAGGCCTCTGTTAAATAGAAAGTTGAATTAA
- the groL gene encoding chaperonin GroEL (60 kDa chaperone family; promotes refolding of misfolded polypeptides especially under stressful conditions; forms two stacked rings of heptamers to form a barrel-shaped 14mer; ends can be capped by GroES; misfolded proteins enter the barrel where they are refolded when GroES binds), which produces MAKQLSFSNESREALEKGVNFVANAVKVTIGPKAKNVVIDRKFGSPDIVSDGSTVAKEIEIENPISNLGAKLIEQVASKTKESAGDGTTTATILTQKMVQEGLKNIASGASPIELKKGMEVGLDFVLEKLSSKSISLSGSDIQKVATVSAGGDEEIGSIISKAMDIVTSDGVINVEESQSLDTELDITEGMSFDRGYSSPYFVTDQERQICELENPKILITDQKISTLVDLVPILEEIQKSGSPFLILAEDIEGEALTTLVLNKNSGVLNVASVRAPLFGERRKAALEDIAILTGAKLISEDKSMTLDKVSINDLGKAKKITITKDKTTIIAFEDTKDLVKARVEKLKREVDMTDSEYDQDKINERIAKLAGGVALIKVGAATETEMKYKKLRIEDSLNATKAAIEEGVVPGGGQTLIEISDDLLNLSQTSSDDLRTGINIIKEALLEPTKQIAKNAGFNGDVVIAEIKRLNKGFNANSGKYEDLKNSGILDPTKVIRLALQDSVSIAAMLLTTEVAIADIPEPEPAAPGGPSGDPMGGMGGMGMPGMGGMGMPGMGGMGMPGMGGMGMPGMGGMGMPGMM; this is translated from the coding sequence ATGGCAAAACAGTTAAGTTTTTCTAATGAATCAAGAGAAGCGTTAGAAAAAGGTGTAAATTTCGTAGCTAATGCAGTAAAGGTTACTATTGGGCCGAAGGCAAAAAACGTAGTAATAGATAGAAAATTTGGTTCGCCAGATATAGTTAGTGATGGGTCTACAGTCGCAAAAGAAATCGAGATTGAAAACCCTATTTCTAATTTAGGCGCTAAATTAATAGAACAAGTTGCATCCAAGACAAAAGAGAGTGCTGGTGATGGAACAACAACAGCAACCATTTTGACTCAGAAAATGGTTCAGGAGGGATTAAAAAATATTGCTTCTGGTGCCAGTCCTATAGAGTTAAAAAAAGGTATGGAGGTAGGACTAGATTTTGTTCTAGAAAAATTAAGTTCCAAAAGTATTTCATTAAGTGGTTCTGATATCCAAAAAGTTGCAACAGTTAGTGCTGGAGGAGATGAAGAAATTGGATCTATAATTTCGAAGGCAATGGATATTGTTACTTCAGATGGTGTAATAAATGTTGAAGAATCTCAATCACTAGATACAGAATTAGATATAACTGAAGGAATGTCTTTTGATAGAGGCTATAGTTCTCCATATTTCGTAACAGACCAAGAAAGACAAATTTGTGAACTTGAAAACCCTAAAATATTAATAACTGATCAAAAAATTTCAACTTTAGTTGATCTGGTTCCAATACTTGAAGAAATTCAAAAATCAGGCTCACCTTTTCTAATTCTTGCTGAAGATATCGAAGGAGAGGCTTTAACAACTCTGGTTTTGAATAAGAATAGTGGGGTGTTAAATGTAGCTTCCGTAAGAGCTCCTTTATTTGGTGAAAGAAGAAAAGCTGCCCTCGAAGATATTGCTATTCTGACCGGAGCTAAGCTAATAAGTGAAGATAAATCGATGACACTTGATAAAGTATCGATTAATGATTTAGGCAAAGCAAAAAAAATAACTATCACAAAGGATAAAACTACAATTATTGCCTTTGAAGACACTAAAGATTTAGTTAAAGCGCGAGTAGAGAAATTAAAGAGAGAAGTTGATATGACTGATTCAGAATATGATCAGGACAAAATCAATGAAAGGATAGCAAAACTAGCCGGCGGAGTCGCTCTTATTAAAGTAGGTGCTGCTACAGAAACGGAGATGAAGTACAAAAAGTTGAGAATCGAAGATTCCCTTAATGCTACGAAAGCTGCTATTGAAGAGGGTGTAGTTCCTGGAGGTGGACAAACTTTAATTGAAATATCAGATGATCTTTTAAATTTAAGTCAAACATCTTCCGATGATTTAAGAACAGGGATAAATATAATTAAAGAAGCCCTTTTGGAACCAACTAAACAAATAGCAAAAAATGCTGGTTTTAATGGTGATGTAGTTATCGCTGAAATTAAAAGACTTAACAAAGGCTTTAATGCTAATTCAGGAAAATATGAGGATTTAAAAAATTCAGGAATACTGGATCCAACCAAAGTAATAAGATTAGCGCTTCAAGATTCAGTATCTATTGCAGCTATGCTCCTCACAACGGAAGTCGCTATTGCTGACATTCCAGAGCCTGAGCCCGCAGCCCCTGGAGGACCAAGTGGAGATCCAATGGGAGGAATGGGAGGCATGGGGATGCCAGGAATGGGAGGCATGGGGATGCCAGGAATGGGAGGCATGGGGATGCCAGGAATGGGAGGCATGGGGATGCCAGGAATGGGAGGCATGGGGATGCCAGGAATGATGTAA
- the fabG gene encoding 3-oxoacyl-[acyl-carrier-protein] reductase — translation MSNTDSLSGKVALITGASRGIGKEIALELSRLGAEVFINYSSSDEKAEEVVNLIKSSGGKAHKLKFDVSKEESVSSAFEEIIKINGTIDILINNAGITRDGLLMRMKSEQWDDVLNTNLKGVFLCTKYASKFMMKKRSGSIVNISSVVGLIGNPGQANYSAAKAGVIGFTKTCAKEFASRSINVNAIAPGFIETEMTEKLNTDEILKAIPLGKLGSCTQIANLVSFLVSSNAGSYITGQTISIDGGMSI, via the coding sequence ATGTCTAATACAGATTCATTATCAGGCAAAGTTGCTTTAATAACAGGAGCTAGCAGAGGAATTGGTAAAGAGATTGCTTTAGAACTTAGCCGCTTAGGAGCAGAAGTTTTTATTAATTACTCTTCTTCTGATGAAAAAGCTGAAGAAGTTGTGAATTTAATAAAAAGTTCGGGAGGTAAAGCTCATAAATTAAAGTTTGATGTTTCAAAAGAGGAATCTGTAAGTTCAGCTTTTGAAGAAATCATCAAAATTAATGGCACCATAGATATCCTCATTAACAATGCTGGCATTACTAGAGATGGACTATTGATGAGAATGAAATCGGAACAATGGGATGACGTATTAAATACAAACTTAAAAGGAGTTTTTCTTTGCACAAAATATGCTTCAAAATTTATGATGAAAAAAAGAAGTGGTAGTATCGTAAATATTTCATCTGTTGTTGGATTAATTGGTAATCCCGGTCAAGCAAATTATTCTGCAGCCAAAGCTGGAGTTATTGGATTCACCAAAACTTGCGCTAAAGAATTTGCTTCAAGGAGTATAAACGTAAATGCAATAGCTCCTGGTTTCATAGAAACAGAGATGACTGAAAAACTTAATACCGATGAGATTCTTAAAGCTATTCCTTTAGGGAAATTAGGAAGTTGCACTCAAATTGCAAACTTAGTGTCATTTTTAGTTTCAAGTAATGCTGGAAGTTATATCACGGGACAAACAATTAGTATTGACGGAGGTATGAGTATTTAA
- the lgt gene encoding prolipoprotein diacylglyceryl transferase, translating to MLILQAFIQSPGETFLNLGFITIRWYGLLISVSVLIGLFVSKKLAKARNINPEYISEILPSLIISSILGARAYYVIFEWRQYSGENFFTSFELFNSIIKIPSFFAVWEGGIAIHGGLIGGLISIIYFCKSKNINLKTFIDILIPSIILGQSIGRWGNFFNNEAFGVPTNLPWKLFIPIQNRPLEFLNYEFFHPTFLYESLWNLLIFIALIIIFNKQNKTDFFRPGFISFLYLISYSFGRFWIEGLRTDPLCIGGLPPFCDGGIRMAQFISIFLFSSGLIGIFFLRLRSCNGKNRKNG from the coding sequence ATGCTTATACTTCAAGCTTTTATACAATCTCCAGGAGAAACTTTTTTAAATTTAGGATTTATTACTATTAGATGGTACGGACTGCTTATTTCGGTTTCAGTTTTAATAGGCCTATTTGTCTCTAAAAAACTAGCAAAGGCAAGAAATATTAACCCAGAGTACATTAGTGAAATACTTCCATCATTAATAATCTCTTCAATACTTGGAGCTAGAGCTTACTACGTAATTTTTGAGTGGAGGCAATATAGCGGAGAGAACTTTTTTACTTCTTTTGAACTATTCAATAGTATCATTAAAATACCTTCTTTTTTCGCAGTTTGGGAAGGTGGCATAGCAATCCATGGAGGTCTAATTGGAGGATTAATATCTATTATCTATTTCTGTAAGTCGAAAAATATTAATTTAAAAACTTTTATAGATATACTAATCCCCTCTATTATTCTTGGACAATCAATAGGAAGGTGGGGAAATTTTTTCAATAATGAAGCCTTTGGAGTTCCTACAAATTTGCCTTGGAAATTATTTATACCTATCCAAAATAGGCCTTTAGAATTTCTTAATTATGAATTTTTTCATCCTACATTTCTCTATGAGTCATTGTGGAATCTTTTAATTTTCATAGCCCTTATTATTATCTTTAATAAACAAAATAAAACAGATTTTTTCAGACCTGGCTTTATTAGCTTTCTTTATTTAATAAGTTATAGCTTCGGAAGATTCTGGATTGAAGGTTTAAGAACTGACCCACTATGCATTGGTGGACTTCCACCTTTCTGTGATGGAGGTATTAGGATGGCTCAATTTATAAGTATTTTTCTATTTTCTTCTGGATTAATTGGAATATTTTTTTTAAGATTGAGATCATGTAATGGGAAAAATAGAAAGAATGGATAA
- the ispD gene encoding 2-C-methyl-D-erythritol 4-phosphate cytidylyltransferase, which produces MHFLIPAAGSGSRMKAGKNKLLIDLEGESLIYWTLKSVFSASSTNWVGIIGQPKDKNLLLNSAKDFAHKVHWINGGDTRQQSVFNGLKALPKDAEKVLIHDGARCLINPELIDLCAKQLDENEAVILATKVTDTIKIVDNEGFIKETPDRNHLWAAQTPQGFLVDRLIKAHKMAIDKNWTVTDDASLFEILNWKVKIVEGAYSNIKITSPIDLKIAKLFVKDP; this is translated from the coding sequence GTGCACTTTTTAATACCAGCTGCAGGGAGCGGTAGCAGAATGAAAGCTGGAAAAAATAAATTACTTATTGATTTAGAGGGAGAGTCTTTGATTTATTGGACACTTAAATCTGTATTTTCTGCGAGCTCAACAAATTGGGTTGGAATAATTGGGCAACCAAAAGATAAAAATTTATTATTAAATTCAGCAAAGGATTTCGCCCATAAAGTTCATTGGATTAATGGTGGTGACACCAGACAACAGTCAGTTTTCAATGGTTTAAAAGCGTTACCAAAAGATGCTGAAAAAGTTTTAATACATGATGGTGCTAGATGTCTAATTAATCCTGAATTGATAGACCTTTGTGCCAAGCAATTAGATGAAAATGAAGCTGTAATTTTGGCTACTAAGGTAACTGACACTATAAAGATTGTTGATAATGAAGGTTTTATTAAAGAAACACCAGATAGAAATCATCTATGGGCAGCGCAAACTCCTCAGGGCTTTTTAGTAGATAGATTAATAAAAGCTCACAAGATGGCAATTGATAAAAACTGGACTGTCACAGATGATGCCTCACTATTCGAAATACTTAATTGGAAAGTGAAGATTGTTGAAGGAGCTTATTCAAATATAAAAATTACATCCCCTATAGATTTAAAAATAGCAAAACTTTTTGTGAAGGACCCCTAG
- a CDS encoding 4-hydroxybenzoate polyprenyltransferase, which produces MKYTIGHMQNKNRQIKLSTFFELLRWNKPTGRMILLIPAGWSLYLTPDANPTFLMLLRIILGGLLVSGLGCVVNDIWDKKIDQRVVRTKNRPLAANKIGLKTAYSILFFLILCSFFLTLSLPQPGRVLSISLAFLALPIILIYPSAKRWFKYPQLILSICWGFAVLIPWAANEGNLNSIVLLFCWLATIFWTFGFDTIYALADKKYDIKIGINSSAINLQKNTRITIQICYFLTSCFLALCGFINQMDFIFWPIWLTTSILMQRDILKVFPEEKQSIKNIGNHFKNQSIYGGVLLLGIIIAS; this is translated from the coding sequence ATGAAATATACAATAGGTCATATGCAAAATAAAAATCGACAAATTAAATTAAGTACTTTTTTTGAATTATTAAGGTGGAATAAGCCCACTGGAAGAATGATCTTACTTATTCCTGCTGGATGGAGTTTATATTTGACCCCAGATGCTAATCCAACATTTTTAATGTTGCTAAGAATAATACTGGGAGGACTACTAGTAAGTGGATTAGGCTGCGTGGTTAATGATATTTGGGACAAAAAAATTGATCAAAGAGTTGTTAGGACAAAAAATAGACCTCTAGCTGCAAATAAAATCGGTCTTAAAACAGCTTATTCAATTCTTTTCTTTTTAATTTTATGTAGCTTCTTTTTAACTTTGTCACTACCTCAGCCTGGAAGAGTCCTCTCCATTTCACTTGCTTTTTTAGCTTTACCGATTATTTTAATTTATCCTTCTGCCAAAAGATGGTTTAAATATCCTCAATTAATCTTATCCATATGCTGGGGTTTTGCTGTCTTAATTCCCTGGGCCGCAAACGAAGGCAATTTAAATAGTATTGTTTTACTATTTTGCTGGCTAGCTACCATTTTTTGGACTTTTGGCTTTGACACGATTTATGCTTTAGCAGATAAAAAATATGATATCAAAATTGGAATAAATAGTTCCGCTATCAACCTCCAGAAAAACACAAGAATAACTATTCAAATTTGTTATTTTTTAACTTCTTGTTTTCTAGCATTATGCGGATTTATCAATCAAATGGATTTTATTTTTTGGCCAATTTGGCTTACAACCTCAATCTTAATGCAGAGAGATATACTAAAAGTATTTCCTGAGGAAAAGCAATCAATAAAAAATATTGGGAATCACTTCAAAAATCAATCAATTTATGGAGGAGTCCTTTTATTAGGAATTATTATTGCCTCATAA